A window of Corallococcus macrosporus DSM 14697 contains these coding sequences:
- the pheA gene encoding prephenate dehydratase, with product MAETPRRIAFQGEPGAYGEEALRALHGPAVEAVPCLTFRAVFESVAEGRVQGGVVPVESSLGGPVAETVDLLLEHDVPVTGEVSLRIRHCLLAPPGLALDAVQGALSHPQALAQCAGYLRRKGIMPLPETNTAIAARKVAEERPPHTAAIASRMSAALYGLEVLEEGVEDSPDNFTRFLALGPAPERAWTRRKTALALTVENGPGALYRVLSAFSSRGLDVTRLESRPQRRAWEYVWCLDVDGALEDPRVREAVAAAQAACITLRVLGSYGVA from the coding sequence ATGGCTGAGACGCCGCGGCGCATCGCCTTCCAGGGCGAGCCTGGCGCCTACGGAGAGGAGGCCCTGCGCGCGCTGCATGGCCCCGCCGTGGAGGCCGTCCCCTGCCTCACCTTCCGCGCCGTCTTCGAGTCCGTGGCCGAGGGCCGCGTGCAGGGCGGCGTGGTGCCCGTGGAGAGCTCGCTGGGCGGCCCGGTGGCGGAGACGGTGGACCTGCTGCTGGAGCACGATGTGCCGGTGACGGGCGAGGTGTCGCTGCGCATCCGCCACTGCCTGCTGGCCCCGCCGGGCCTGGCCCTGGACGCCGTCCAGGGCGCCCTCTCCCATCCGCAGGCGCTGGCGCAATGCGCGGGCTACCTGCGCCGCAAGGGCATCATGCCCCTGCCGGAGACGAACACCGCCATCGCCGCGCGGAAGGTGGCGGAGGAGCGGCCCCCGCACACGGCCGCCATCGCCAGCCGGATGTCCGCGGCGCTGTACGGGCTGGAGGTGCTGGAGGAAGGCGTGGAGGACTCGCCGGACAACTTCACGCGCTTCCTCGCCCTGGGGCCCGCGCCCGAGCGGGCGTGGACGCGGCGGAAGACGGCGCTGGCCCTCACCGTGGAGAACGGGCCGGGCGCGCTGTACCGGGTGCTGAGCGCCTTCTCCTCGCGCGGCCTCGACGTGACGCGGCTGGAGTCCCGGCCGCAGCGCCGCGCCTGGGAGTACGTGTGGTGCCTGGACGTGGACGGCGCGCTGGAGGACCCGCGGGTGCGCGAGGCGGTGGCCGCGGCCCAGGCCGCCTGCATCACCCTGCGGGTGCTCGGGAGCTACGGCGTGGCGTGA
- a CDS encoding bifunctional chorismate mutase/prephenate dehydratase yields the protein MTTLPDLDRIRTSIERIDEEILDALRRRMALADDVARAKLAAAAPFRDQRREDLLLRRIRTRAAEHGLDPHEVERIWRLFIDMSVARQHELVTRLDTTPLRVAYPGVEGSYSHLAARRRYGDRAGGVLLSGFDHAREAVEALRRGEQDLVLLPIENTTAGSMNETYDLLAEGGVVITAELVSQVDHRLLGLPGAKLEGLREVLSHPQALAQCEAFLREKVPWARAVPDVDTGGAAQKVRERNDASVAAIASETAAQRFGLEVLAGDLQPAFDYTRFVEVGREATPLAPGVPCKTSLLVVLEHKPGTLGEMLQRLTLRGVNLSKLESRPIPGQPWQYRFYLDVEGHAASAAVTAALEDIRPLTSSLRVLGTYARAEAPHG from the coding sequence ATGACCACCCTCCCCGACCTCGACCGCATCCGCACCTCCATCGAGCGCATCGACGAGGAGATTCTCGACGCCCTGCGCCGCCGCATGGCCCTGGCGGACGACGTGGCCCGGGCGAAGCTGGCCGCCGCGGCGCCCTTCCGGGACCAGCGCCGCGAGGATCTGCTGCTGCGCCGCATCCGCACCCGCGCCGCGGAGCACGGCCTGGACCCGCACGAGGTGGAGCGCATCTGGCGCCTCTTCATCGACATGTCCGTGGCGCGGCAGCACGAGCTCGTCACGCGCTTGGACACCACGCCGCTGCGCGTGGCCTACCCGGGCGTGGAGGGCTCCTACAGCCACCTGGCCGCCCGGCGCCGCTATGGCGACCGCGCCGGCGGCGTGCTGCTGTCCGGCTTCGACCACGCCCGGGAGGCGGTGGAGGCGCTGCGCCGCGGCGAGCAGGACCTGGTGCTGCTGCCCATTGAAAACACCACCGCGGGCAGCATGAACGAGACCTACGACTTGCTCGCCGAGGGCGGCGTGGTCATCACCGCGGAGCTGGTCAGCCAGGTGGACCACCGGCTGCTGGGCCTGCCCGGCGCGAAGCTGGAGGGCCTGCGCGAGGTGCTGTCGCACCCGCAGGCGCTGGCGCAGTGCGAGGCGTTCCTCCGGGAGAAGGTGCCCTGGGCGCGCGCGGTGCCGGACGTGGACACCGGCGGCGCGGCGCAGAAGGTCCGCGAGCGCAACGACGCGTCGGTGGCGGCCATCGCCAGCGAGACGGCGGCGCAGCGCTTCGGCCTGGAGGTGCTCGCGGGGGACCTGCAGCCGGCCTTCGACTACACCCGCTTCGTGGAGGTGGGCCGGGAGGCCACGCCCCTGGCGCCCGGCGTGCCGTGCAAGACGTCCCTCCTGGTGGTGCTGGAGCACAAGCCCGGCACCCTGGGAGAGATGCTCCAGCGGCTCACGCTACGCGGGGTGAACCTGAGCAAGCTGGAGTCGCGGCCCATCCCCGGGCAGCCCTGGCAGTACCGCTTCTACCTGGACGTGGAGGGCCACGCGGCCTCCGCGGCGGTGACGGCGGCGCTGGAGGACATCCGGCCGCTCACCTCGTCGCTGCGCGTGCTGGGCACGTACGCGCGCGCGGAGGCGCCGCATGGCTGA
- a CDS encoding GNAT family N-acetyltransferase: MSATDIRRIPAQETRGLRRAVLRPNQPPELAVYPGDEDADTLHLGRYTAGRLVGVASLYREPPPDALRDTSAWRLRGMAVDATLRGHGHGAALLEACLEHAARQGGSQVWCNARLTASGFYRAQGFSQRGEPFDLPGIGPHHLMWRNLGRS; encoded by the coding sequence GTGAGTGCCACTGACATCCGCAGGATTCCGGCGCAGGAGACGCGCGGCCTCCGCCGCGCCGTCCTTCGCCCCAACCAGCCCCCGGAGCTGGCCGTCTACCCCGGGGATGAGGACGCGGACACGCTCCACCTGGGCCGCTACACGGCGGGCCGCCTGGTGGGCGTGGCCTCCCTGTACCGGGAGCCCCCACCGGACGCGCTGCGTGACACCAGCGCCTGGCGGCTGCGCGGCATGGCGGTGGACGCCACCCTGCGCGGGCACGGCCATGGGGCCGCTCTCCTGGAGGCCTGCCTGGAGCATGCGGCGCGGCAGGGCGGTTCCCAGGTGTGGTGCAACGCGCGGCTCACCGCCTCCGGCTTCTACCGCGCGCAGGGGTTCTCCCAGCGGGGCGAGCCCTTCGACCTGCCCGGTATCGGCCCGCACCACCTCATGTGGCGCAACCTCGGACGCTCCTGA
- a CDS encoding EVE domain-containing protein, protein MAKPKYWLIKSEPSVYAYAQLAQDGKTEWTGVRNFEARNNIRAMKPGDLCLYYHSNEDKAVVGVAQVLTPPGPDSTAPDEDWAATFMGPVTAFTQPVALATIKATASLKDFPLVTRGRLSVAPVTATHFKQVLKLGKTALPA, encoded by the coding sequence ATGGCCAAGCCAAAGTACTGGCTCATCAAGAGCGAGCCCTCCGTCTACGCCTACGCCCAGCTCGCGCAGGACGGGAAGACGGAGTGGACGGGCGTGAGGAACTTCGAGGCGCGCAACAACATCCGGGCCATGAAGCCCGGGGACCTGTGCCTCTACTACCACTCCAATGAAGACAAGGCCGTGGTGGGCGTGGCCCAGGTGCTCACCCCGCCGGGGCCTGACTCCACCGCGCCGGACGAGGACTGGGCCGCGACCTTCATGGGGCCCGTCACCGCCTTCACGCAGCCGGTGGCCCTGGCGACCATCAAGGCCACCGCCAGCCTGAAGGACTTTCCGCTCGTCACCCGCGGCCGGTTGAGCGTGGCCCCCGTCACCGCCACGCACTTCAAGCAGGTGCTGAAGCTGGGGAAGACCGCCCTGCCGGCGTAG
- a CDS encoding polysaccharide biosynthesis/export family protein, producing MGKTSAGFWTVLGVMLLGGCAHQPQVKVDNTEQPYRIGREDVLDIAVWRDAELSRTLPVRPDGYISMPMVGEVHAAGKTPTELADSLKQAFQPYVQEPRVTVIVREVNSSRVFVTGEVAHPGAYPLRGRVSLLQAIALAGGFTDFANSDGIVVIRTDSKGGQIPVRYSDLISPDGGQEVILRPGDTVVVP from the coding sequence ATGGGCAAGACGAGCGCGGGGTTCTGGACGGTGTTGGGCGTGATGCTCCTGGGGGGCTGCGCGCACCAGCCGCAGGTGAAGGTGGACAACACGGAGCAGCCCTACCGGATTGGCCGCGAGGACGTGCTGGACATCGCGGTGTGGCGTGACGCGGAGCTGTCCCGGACGCTGCCGGTTCGTCCGGATGGCTACATCTCCATGCCCATGGTGGGCGAGGTCCACGCGGCGGGCAAGACGCCCACGGAGCTGGCTGACTCGCTGAAGCAGGCCTTCCAGCCGTACGTGCAGGAGCCGCGCGTGACGGTGATTGTGCGCGAGGTGAACAGCAGCCGCGTGTTCGTCACCGGCGAGGTGGCCCACCCGGGCGCCTATCCGCTGCGCGGCCGCGTGTCGCTGTTGCAGGCCATTGCGCTGGCGGGCGGCTTCACGGACTTCGCCAACTCGGATGGCATCGTCGTCATCCGCACCGACAGCAAGGGCGGCCAGATTCCGGTGCGCTACAGCGACCTCATCTCTCCGGATGGCGGGCAAGAGGTCATCCTCCGGCCGGGTGACACCGTCGTCGTTCCGTGA